In the genome of Phycodurus eques isolate BA_2022a chromosome 11, UOR_Pequ_1.1, whole genome shotgun sequence, the window TGACCAGGGTGCCCATAGGAAGTGCTCCCAGTGGGTAGGCATCACCCTCATTTGCTGACACTGTAAAACAATCATCAATCCTTCATCAAAAACAGACCTTGTCTTGGTCTACTTCTCATACCTGCCATGCGTCCAATGACGGGCGATGTTTTAATGATGTCTCCAGCCTGCATGTTCTCTGTAGCGATGATCCATCTTTTGCGGTTACCTCCAACCACCAGGGCGATGTCAGCTGACCTGGTAAGAACACAATGTGCCGGATGAAGACAGCCAATCAACTTTTGCTTGACATGTTGAATGGGAAGATAGAGCTCACCTGCACGGATCATATCGCACGTAAACAACTTTCTCATCAAATGGCTGCCCTTCTCCATTTTCCTCATAGCGCAGACGCTGGAAGTCAATCCAGCGATACTTTTGTTTGTGACCGCCGCCGATACCATGTACTCTGATTTTACCTTAGAAGGACCAAAACAGAAGTAGATTACCATTATTGTAAACCCTGGACAGAGTACATTGAGATAAACAACCACATGTAGGgccaatttagaatcttcatgAATGAATTAACCTaacaatgtttttggaatgtcggaAGAAAGAGGAATACAGTGAAGAACAGGGACACGGCCTGACTGCCAACAGCGAAAATTAGCAAATAACTGACCCTCCCTTAGAATTGACATGAAAATCCCCCAAAAAGCAAATAAGTGGGGGTTCGTGTAGCAGAAACGCAAATAAGTGGGGATATCACTCCaattagggctgggcgatatggcataaaaaaagatttttctgattttaatccatttttttccctaaaacaAATGACACTATTCAAAACTTGGAAGTGGTCCtttaaacacaacaacaaaatagctATGAGATGCAAATGTAGCGTCTGTGAACATACCACGCTATCACGAGGTGATCACTAATGTTGCTTCGCTAATGAAAAGCAGCTACGCTACGACCACGCTACTGAGAAATGTAGCTTAACTAGTTAAGCCACATACACGTTCTTACCTGTGTGATCTCTTCCTCCTGTCTTTTTCATCCCCATTGGTCTGACTGAATACTTCTCCCTCTGCTTCCACCAAGTTCTGTTCTGCTCCAGAGATGCTGTGGTGAGGAAGCCACGGCATGGCGCTGCCCTGGATGGACCCAGTTGCAATAACACTGGAGCACACGCCCCAACACGCAATTGGACCTGTCAACGCAGACAAATTCCATATTAGCTGCTTGCACTGTTTTCATTTGTCCCTTGTGGCATAAGATGTTGACCTGAGACGACAACAGAACAGGCTGGGAGACGGAAAGGGAGCGCAGGGCTCGAGCCAAACAAGACACCGCCATCATTCCTACAAGAGCTGCACAGCACACAAAAAGGTACACTGTTAGATGCTTGGTTGTTTTGTTCTATTTCTCTCCCTGGGCTAATTCATTCGTTTGggtgtattttaacattttcctgCTTGTAGTAAACTCTATAAAACTACAGTTTCACCTATACCTATTGTCATCGTTAACCTTAGTGGTACTAGTATCACTTAATACTAGCATAGTGTGTGGCTACTTGGAGAGGTTAATGGGTAGATGAAGATGTATTTTAAACAGGCTGACGTTGCATTaataatatacatgtatacaattgcgttaatttttaataataaaatcgaataaaaaccaaaaacttGTAATCAATGGAAAAACAAACCTTTCTCCGTTTCATTTCATGCCAATTTTATCCCAGGCGTCCTTCGTGAGCTCGCACGCCGCGTcgcatgatgatgatgcattTCCGGACAACTTGTCCTGTTCATTTGTTAAACTCTGTTAAAGAAAATAACTGTATTAAACGTTATTATGACAGTTTTACCTATCATTCACTATATGTTAATAGCTAATCGTTGATAACATGTGGTACTACAATGGATTGTTTCATTCTAGTGCAATGTGGCATCTGAGTGGCATGATATCTGAACTATTAAGCGTAAATGTAAACGACGTGATATTTATAAATCCTCCGGTATTTACTGACATGTATGAGGGACGGAACACAGAATAGTGTCAAACAGATACCTCCACTGACATCAATTTAATTTACTCCTGTAATGTACCAACATAGTTGTATACGCTGTCGACAATTCGTGTTATTGGGGGCAATTTCTTAACGTGACGTGTCTTACAAGACAAAAATGATACGTTTAAATTCAGAAtgctaaatgaaatgaaattttgGGTACCAAAAATATGTGACCACCAGGTGACAGTATCAGCTCGTATTTTCCAGCATTCACGTTtggcgttttttttcttttcttctttttcttttcttaagaTGCGTTTTAAGTTTTAGATATTCATAGACATGCTTTATTCTTTATAATGACCAAGGTTTTAGTCATATTTCACAATCatactaaaaaatatatatttaaaaacgtTCTATTTGGCGAGGATAGAGagcgaaaacaaaacattacgtCACTGAGCTTTGCTTCGCCGCAACGGCTGATGGGAGAATTTTGCAgttttgaagacattttggatTTAAAGGGGCTGGGCTAGCCGAAGGTTCTGGCTGTCGGTAAGGGTTCTTTATGTTGTCGAGATATAGAAATGAATTTAAGCATCAGAATCACTTTTTTATCAATATAGCTTCCATTTCCAAAACTGCACGCTTAAACTAGCGCCTTGGGAGTTTAAATGCAGCGAGTCCGCAACAAACAGGGAGTGGTGATGCTAATAGGCTAACCGGACTAAATACATAGTGTCTGACAACAGAGCGGAACCAAGCTTTAAAGCTTTACGCTTAACATTGGTCAAAACTTCTCCGTACATATGTACAGGGACGTAGTCTGGAACGTCATCCttaaaatacataatatatacatatctatTACGTCATAGTTGAGGACAACGTGGCATGTACGGAATTGTTATATTATGCCTAATGTAGCGTTGAGTGGAATGCAGTAGCTGTAACAGAACATAAGGTAATAATGGTCAGGTAATTGAACCAAAATGTGCTCTAACTTTAGGTGCAGTTTTCGAAGTCCTGGTTTACTTGGCTTGAAACTGTGGCTCATTATCATAAAACGTCCAAATCATagatatttttacttttgagttGGGCAAATGTATCACCTCTTCTTGCTGTCAAGGTAAATGGCGGTGTTGTAGATGGTAACCTTTGTTTACATGCCTAAACAGAAATTTGAGTTATTAGTAAAACTCATATATCATGGTCATCAGTGACAAAAAAGGCATCATCTATAAGCAGGTTACAGTGAAGTCATGGGTGCATGTGGTCGGTGTCCGTGGCATATCGCTCATTTTTTCTCATGGTCAGCCCACCACACCCTCCTTGATGACTGCCTCTCTGCCTTGTGTCTGCTGGTCATGCACAAATGGACACTTGCTGGAAACGGGTGGATGATGGCATCCGTTGATGTAAAACTACGTAATATGATCTGGAGATGTGCTGCTGACAATGACACATTGTTTACCAATGCCCCTGCTCTATTTTGATTTCGGTTTCCATCCCAAGCCTCACTCTCTTCATCTACTGgcattgaaacacacacactagtaCACCACTCTCTTCCCTGATTATGTAACAGACAAATCCGCGTTGCATGTTTCCTAAAGGAATAAGGCTTGTCGATATGACTGAGGTTCGCTTTGCTTTAAGATTTTGCATCATGAAAAGTGTACCATTTTAAGTCAAGTCGTAGTTCATCTGTGCTTTGAGTATCATAAGGTCCAACATCTGAATAATAGTTTGCTTCTTTTGGTTATTTAATTGGTTGTCATGACTATTATGTTGGATTCTGGACTAGAGGTGTTATGATTGCAGcattattttgtgacatttgatcACCAGCTAACCTGAGTCATCTTGTCTGTAAAAAACACACCACTGatccacattttaaaatgtaactaagAGACTTGCCTCTTCAGCGCTTTAGTCTTACTTTCATCAACAGACTGGACTGTCTTGAGTGtttgtgggtgtgcgtgtgcaACACCATaggatagggctaatgttgccatttcCACTCCCAAAACAACagtagaaacatctgcaacttaccgcaaggtgttttctcatgttagaagtgggctaaaatatctaagtttgggcagtcacaatataagagctgcatgacaaagcttttgtttttttggagtctgtacaGTGCGGCAgtgttccccccaccccctccaaaatgagtcattttgattggctcgcgaaggctatgtactcggtcatgtgactgccttgtgtcatctAATTGGGGAATTGGAGGCAAATGCCATTAGTGATTGGCGCAATGGGtgccctatgcggaagttgaagattgagtctaaaaatagacgcgcacgcTAGAATGCGTCGCGAACGGCATGAAAGtcgcgaacggcatgtcgatcattgtaatggagtaaaagtatcgctCCTtgttcacataaatactcaagtaaaaagtatggtgcatttaaagtaccctgacaagtacagtttatcgaaaatgttacttgagtaataaatataacggagtaaatggagcgtgttactacccacctctggtgtgTTGTTGACGATGGTAGTCAACAGAATAATCTTAACTACTCCAGACATTGTTTGTGATGGTCTTTTACCTGTTTTAATCCAAAACATAGAAGGCATGTGAGACTCATTTTGTGGATTTATAGTGTGTCATAGTGTAGCCTTTCCCGTTGTGTCTCATCGTTGGAATCATTCCCTTGTGTCTGAGAGCAGAGGAGCACATCTCCATGGCTCCCTCCCCCCATCCGACCTGCTCCTCTGcactcctctcctcctcctgagTCGGGCGGGGCCATCCTTGGATGTGCGCCCTTAGCTGATGCAGGTTGTTGCGATGAAGCAGCAGGAAGGTCACCGTCATCCTACAGGCACCACCATTCCATCTCTTCCCATACCAGCTCTCgctctttctccctctctttcCCTCCCACGCTCTATGTCCTTCATTTGCATTAACCCATTTTGCACGCACAGAGTCCTTTGTTGTTTCTAGAAGGATCTTTGCAGATGAGCCCCATCCGTCTATTTTGTGTGTGCCGCTCCTTTGCTGGAAGACAAATCATTATTTCATCAGGTATTTTCCATGCGAAACTCTTAAGGCTCTGATTTGCAACTGAAACAGGTTCGTGTCGTAGTTGCAAGTTGGAGCAGCAATAATATTCAACAGCTCAACGATGGCTTCCTTTCCAAACATCTTTGCATTATTAAATTGGGGGCTTATTTTTAGATCTCTTTAGATACCTAAGAACCAATCATTGTTCTTTTCATAATTCTCTTCTTGTTTATCAGTGTACAATAATGTCAACACATACCATTCATACTGTTCTCCCCTTATGGTTTGAGATTATATAACTTAATTGCAAAGCAATCTGCTGGAGCAAGGAGCGCACACATCTGTTAATGCGCAGTGTGTTGTCATTTGTTGCATATTATTGTGTTACCTGAAACTATAAAGTGTGAGGTTGCCCGAATGCTGATACTTGGCAGGTGCATGGAAATTGGAAGATATGTATTGGCTCTTGAAAGCaccatgaaatatttcactcttgaGAAGCGACTTCATAGGTATATTCACATTGTGTCTTTTGTTTGTGCATGCTTTGTTTGAAGTGGAAACAAAGTAGAtgtcaaacattaaaaaaggtCTGACAGACTTTAGTACCTCTTAAAAGACTTGGAAAATATTAACTTCGACTTCTGAGGAACACAAGCCCTTTTTATATTGAATTATGGTCGTGTTGTCTCTGACTGGCATGTACTTAGAACTGTATTCAGCATCCTCAAGTCTTTTTACATATGGACCTCCTTTTAAACCACTCAAAACGGGGGAGAAATGTTCTCCATGTTAATTTATATTGTTTAAATGTGCTggttacatgtttttaaaagagcatgaacaaaaaaaactgaaaaaaatgtgttgagtTTATCCTTTAGAACAGCTCAAGacccaaatttgaaattctGATTCTCCCTTGGACCCAAACATACTAAAAACATTTAGTTGTTCACTGACGTGCTATCGTGTGATAACACCATAGTTGTTGAACCTTCAAGTTTTAATTTGACCTTGaggaatatttttctgaaaatgtttcgtTGAACCCCAAATTGCACCCCattcgactttggaggttccactgctAATTTCCCCAAAACAGCCCCCTATGATATCacttaaaccatccatccattttctgagccgcttctcctcacatgggtcgcgggcgtgctggagcctaacccagctataatcgaccaggaggcggggtacaccctgaacctgttgccagccaatcacaaggcacatacaaacaaacaaacattcacactcacattcacacctacggacaatttaaagttgtcaattaacctaccacgcatgtttttgggatgtgggaggaaaccgcagtgcccggagaaaactcacgcaggcagggggagaacatgcaaactccacacaggtggggccggggattgaaccccggtcctcagaactgtgaggcagacgctctaaccagtcccacCTCActtaaaccaaaaaaacataagCATAATGTATTTTTCAGGAGATTAGATTAAGAAGGTCTGTGAACCTgagaataaagaaagaaagaaaagatcaTTTCAACCTGTTGCCAATGTCAGGTAGCATCATATAAAAGTCTGCTGACAGATTTCAGTCACTTGATGTGACACACATAACATCAAGATAAAGCCATAAATAGTACATAGTAGCAACACACCCAGTTTGAGTGGTTATCGTGGGTTAGCCAGTGTAATATTGTATTTCAAGGAAATGAGTGAGGTTTGCGCCTTAAAGGGATGCAGCTCTTTGAGATGTTAACATTGACACCCAGCTCAGCCATGCTTTGCACAAGAAAGCAAATAttctacatatttttttatgattgatgCCCACAGCCCTTTGTCATAATACCATGTATATATTACCATGTTTTCCCCCCCATCTTTATCCTCATTGATGATAAAgtactgtgtgtacatgtgcTCACAGCTTTCTGGATCCCAGCTGGAAGGGCAGGGTTCCTTTTTTCATGTAGTGTATAACTGATGCGGCTGATTGAGTCATCGGACAGAGAAAATAGCGTGTTCCATTTTAACATATGTCATCAAATTGAATTACTTTTCACCATAATAAACAGCATACAGTCCAAAGTTTGAGTGTGATTTTAATGATCACCATCATATTAATAATGCGTAGGTTTATGTCCCTCACCTTAGCCGTCGGATGACTGGTCCATCACACGAACAAGCTGCATCAAGATAGGACAGATCTTTACACTGTCAGGCAATAATAGGTCAAACTAATTCCTCTGCCTCCCTTTGTATTTTTATCAGTTGTGTAATATCATGTTACACTTTCTGTAATGTGTACAGGTTTCCCTGAACACTACCACTAAAGATGTCCACCATGCTTTATGCCCGGGAAGAGAAGCTCGAAAAGCTCTCTCAAGAGGAGATAATCTCTAACACCAAACTGGTGATCCAGGGTCTGGAAGCCCTAAAAAATGAGCACAACTCCATTCTCCACAGTCTCTTGGAGACCATCAAGTGCCTAAAGAAGGATGAAGAGGCCAACCTGGTGCATGAGAAGTCTAATCTGCTGCGCAAGTCAGTGGAGATGATTGAGCTGGGACTTGGTGAAGCACAGGTAACTGTGTGTAAATAAttggaaataaaaatggattaGATGTGTGTTGAACCTTATAATACCTGTCCGTGTATTTTGCGTGTTTCTGCTTCCTCACACTTCCTCATTATTTACTCAGCTGAGTGGAGATAATTCATTCACACTCTGTTCTTACCATCGCACCTTTCGGCTAATTTAGTTTAATACCAACCTCCTTCGATGTTCTTTCCATTCTAGGTGATGATGGCCCTGTCCAACCACCTAAACGCGGTGGAGTCCGAGAAGCAGAAGCTGCGTGCGCAGGTTAGGAGGCTTTGCCAGGAAAACCAGTGGTTGCGGGATGAGTTGGCCAACACCCAACAGAAGCTGCAAAAGAGCGAGCAAAGTGTCGCTCAGCTCGAGGAAGAGAAGAAACATCTGGAATTCATGAACCAGCTCAAGAAATATGATGAGGACATCTCCCCCACTGTAAGTACAAAACCCGTCTCACAAAAAGAGTCACTTGATAATTCTCAGTGAATTGAatcaatcgcaactggactgttctgtttatCTTAGATGTCTTGgatctcatccgagcaggcttcatcagttcagttcatgcaacaaggcttagttaggatgcactagccagtgtttgtgtggaagattcaactatttatgctaCAATTTAGAGGCATAACCCATAGAAATTatgtatcattcttttggaatacaAAAAAGGGGGAGAGCCATTAAGCCACCTGGCCGAGAGGCCATTGTCAGTCCACCAGAGTCATGGGGGTGGAAACTCCCTCAttgatattccattcagttgtaaagtggtCGTGGAGTTACCTAATGGTCAAGGAGGCTGTGCTGtttgttggaggcagaattattgaaTTTCATTGGAATGGACAAAAGGACAGCATTGTAAGTAGGAGATAGGTGATGTCGTAAGCCCCCTCCTCTGTTAAGTGGTTTTCCACTTTTGTGTATATGGCCTCTCACACCCCTCTTTCAAACCATTTGTCTTCCCTGTCCAGAATATACATATTTCTGTCCTCAAAAGAGTGCCGTTTCTCTTGGAGGTGCAGGTAGACAGCAAAGTCTTGACCTGAGGAGTTTGCCCGTCTGTGTTGTGCCATATGCTCATtggttgcttggtttccccAATGAGCATTCCTCACTGCACTTGACCGCATACATCAGATTGCTTCAATTGAGTTTCCACATACACCAGATTGCCTCAATCTGATGTATGCGGAAactcaataattaaaaaacaaatagacTAATAGCATGGCCTCCTTGACCGTTAGGTAACTCCACAACCACTTCATAACTGAATTAAATATCAATGAGGGAGTTTCAACCCAATGAGTGTGGTGGACTGACAATGGCCTCTCTGCCACCCCCGGCTTAACGGGTCTCCCGCTTTTTtgtattccaaaagaatgattacATATGTAGTGTGGGCCATGTCTCTAAGTTGGAGCCTAAATAGTTG includes:
- the mrpl2 gene encoding 39S ribosomal protein L2, mitochondrial isoform X2, whose product is MKRRKVQLRVGACAPVLLQLGPSRAAPCRGFLTTASLEQNRTWWKQREKYSVRPMGMKKTGGRDHTGKIRVHGIGGGHKQKYRWIDFQRLRYEENGEGQPFDEKVVYVRYDPCRSADIALVVGGNRKRWIIATENMQAGDIIKTSPVIGRMAVSANEGDAYPLGALPMGTLVNNLEVQPGKGSEYIRAAGTSGVLLRKVNGTAIVQLPSKQQVQVLETCMVTVGRVSNVDHNKRIIGKAGRNRWLGIRPSSGLWQRKGGWAGRKIKPLPPMKSYVNLPSISAN
- the mrpl2 gene encoding 39S ribosomal protein L2, mitochondrial isoform X1; protein product: MMAVSCLARALRSLSVSQPVLLSSQVQLRVGACAPVLLQLGPSRAAPCRGFLTTASLEQNRTWWKQREKYSVRPMGMKKTGGRDHTGKIRVHGIGGGHKQKYRWIDFQRLRYEENGEGQPFDEKVVYVRYDPCRSADIALVVGGNRKRWIIATENMQAGDIIKTSPVIGRMAVSANEGDAYPLGALPMGTLVNNLEVQPGKGSEYIRAAGTSGVLLRKVNGTAIVQLPSKQQVQVLETCMVTVGRVSNVDHNKRIIGKAGRNRWLGIRPSSGLWQRKGGWAGRKIKPLPPMKSYVNLPSISAN